The DNA region TTAGGTTTTGGTAAACAGTACGGCCTGCACCGATGTTTGTATGGCCAACTTCAGAGTTACCCATCTGCCCATCTGGCAAACCTACATCCATACCTGATGCAGAGATAAGTTCATTAGCATAGTCTTTACACAGTTGGTCAAGTACCGGTGTGTTTGCGTTAGATACTGCATTATCTGGCATATCAGGGCGGTAGCCCCAACCATCCATAATCAGTAGTACAAGTGGCTTTTTAGCAATCGTCATGTCGATCTCCTTTGGATTAAAGTAAAAATAGAATGGTGTGATTTTACTACATTTGAGATGCTTGTCACTGCGTGGATCAAGTGAAGCTTAAATTTAGCGGATTTATTTCTTGTAAATAGTAAATAAAATGGCTTTAGCTTGGTATAATCAGCAAAGATTTTTCCTTTAAACTTTAAAAAGAGCTAAATAATGCAAGAATATATAGATTTTTTCTCAAATAATCCGATGTTATCTGTTGCGTGGGTCGCTATCGCAGCAATGCTAATTCACAGCTTAATCAAAGATAAAATTAGTGGTGTTAAAACAATTACTGCTCAAGAAGCTACGTTGCTTATTAACAAACAAGATGCAGTTATCGTTGATGTCCGCTCTAAAGAAGAGTTTCAAAATGGCCATATTGTTAATGCAAAAAATATAACTCTGTCACAAATTGAAAAAGGAAATTTTTCTGCTATTGAAAATAATAAGCAGACCCCCATTATAGTTGTCTGTGAATCTGGTTCTCGCTCTGCTAGCGCCGCTGCTAAGTTAGTAAAAGCAGAGTTTACACAAGTTACGAACCTATTTTCAGGTATGGGCGGATGGAAGTCTGCTAATTTACCAACAACCAAGAAGTAAATAATGGCAACAGTAATAATTTATACCACCGCTTGGTGCCCATATTGTATTCGAGCAAAACAGTTACTCGACAATAAGCAAGTTACCTATTCAGAGGTTAATGTCTCTGAGGCGGATGCAAGAGCAAAAATGACAGAATTAACTGGAGGTAGAACGGTGCCTCAGTTAGTTATCAATGACCAAGCAACTGGTGGTTGCGATGAGCTTTATGCATTAGAACGAAGTGGCGAGCTAGACAAATTGCTTGCTCAATAAGATTTCTCGCAAAGGATTTTGCGTTAATAAATGCGACAGGAATGTTGCGCTAATAACTATAAATATACACATTTAATAAGGGAATACCATGGCTGAACAACAAGAACAAGCACCACAAATCGAATTCAACATTCAACGTATCTTTGTAAAAGATATCTCTTTTGAATGCCCTAATTCGCCACTTATCTTTAAGAAAGAGTGGGCACCAGAAGTTTCAATGGATATCGATACTAAAAGTCAAAAACTTGAAGACGGTGTTTATGAAGTTGTCTTAACACTAACGACTACAGCTAAAGTTGGTGAAGATGTTGCTTTTCTATGTGAAGTACAACAAGCAGGTATCTTCTCTGTTGGTCAACTTGAAGGCCCACAAATGGCACATTGCTTAAACGCTTTCTGCCCGAACATTCTTTTCCCTTACGCACGTGAAGCAGTTTCAAACTTAGTGACACGTGGTACTTTCCCACAGCTTAACTTAGCACCTGTTAACTTCGATGCGCTTTTCCAAAACGCAATGATGCAAAAACAAGCTGAAGCAGAAAAAGCAGCTGAAAGTGCAAAATTAGATTCGTAAGAGAATTTAAGAAAGACAACAAAATAGGTATTTGAATGGCTAATGATAAGCTAGGCAAAGCCATTACAGTCTTAGGGGCGGGGTCATATGGCTCCGCCCTTGCTGTATCTTTGGCTTGTAATGGGCACCCAACATTTATTTGGGGGCATGAAGCGGAGCATATTGAACGCTTGCAAAAAGAGGGTGAAAACAAGGCTTTTTTGCCGGGTATTTCATTCCCTGAGTTGTTGACTGCAGAGGCGGATTTGGCGACTTGTTTAGATGCAACTGATACTATTTTATTGGTCGTACCAAGCCATGTGTTTGGTTTGGTATTAGCACAGATAAAACCATTTTTAAGATCAGAGCATCGTATCGCTTGGGCCACTAAAGGCTTGGAAGCTAAAACGGGTCGCTTATTGCAAGAGGTCGCTAAAGATGTGCTTGGTAATAAATATCCTTTGGCAGTGATTTCTGGGCCAACTTTTGCCATGGAAGTGGCTAAAGGTTTACCAACAGCTGTTGCAGTTGCTGGCACAGATCTGACATTTACCCAAGATATCGC from Psychromonas sp. psych-6C06 includes:
- a CDS encoding rhodanese-like domain-containing protein, which gives rise to MQEYIDFFSNNPMLSVAWVAIAAMLIHSLIKDKISGVKTITAQEATLLINKQDAVIVDVRSKEEFQNGHIVNAKNITLSQIEKGNFSAIENNKQTPIIVVCESGSRSASAAAKLVKAEFTQVTNLFSGMGGWKSANLPTTKK
- the grxC gene encoding glutaredoxin 3, whose amino-acid sequence is MATVIIYTTAWCPYCIRAKQLLDNKQVTYSEVNVSEADARAKMTELTGGRTVPQLVINDQATGGCDELYALERSGELDKLLAQ
- the secB gene encoding protein-export chaperone SecB: MAEQQEQAPQIEFNIQRIFVKDISFECPNSPLIFKKEWAPEVSMDIDTKSQKLEDGVYEVVLTLTTTAKVGEDVAFLCEVQQAGIFSVGQLEGPQMAHCLNAFCPNILFPYAREAVSNLVTRGTFPQLNLAPVNFDALFQNAMMQKQAEAEKAAESAKLDS
- the gpsA gene encoding NAD(P)H-dependent glycerol-3-phosphate dehydrogenase; its protein translation is MANDKLGKAITVLGAGSYGSALAVSLACNGHPTFIWGHEAEHIERLQKEGENKAFLPGISFPELLTAEADLATCLDATDTILLVVPSHVFGLVLAQIKPFLRSEHRIAWATKGLEAKTGRLLQEVAKDVLGNKYPLAVISGPTFAMEVAKGLPTAVAVAGTDLTFTQDIADFFHNRKNFRTYISDDFIAVQLGGAVKNVIAIGAGLADGLGFGANARTALITRGLAELTRLGVALGAKESSFMGMAGLGDLVLTCTDNQSRNRRFGLALGQGKGIEQAQIEIGQVVEGYRNTEEVYNLAKRFDIEMPICEQIYLVLYENKAVKEAAIALLSRDKKGE